A genomic region of Mitsuaria sp. 7 contains the following coding sequences:
- a CDS encoding amino acid ABC transporter ATP-binding protein, which translates to MIEIKNVSKWYGPFQVLTDCSTNIQKGEVVVVCGPSGSGKSTLIKTVNALEPIQAGDIVVDGTSLTNPKTNLPKLRSRVGMVFQHFELFPHLSVTENLTLAQVKVLGRNMTDAKTRGLKMLERVGLMAHKDKFPGQLSGGQQQRVAIARALSMDPIVMLFDEPTSALDPEMVGEVLDVMVQLANEGMTMMCVTHEMGFARKVSHRVIFMDAGKIIEDCTRDEFFGDPDARSPRAKDFLAKILQH; encoded by the coding sequence ATGATCGAAATCAAGAACGTCTCCAAGTGGTACGGCCCGTTCCAGGTGCTGACCGATTGCTCCACCAACATCCAGAAGGGCGAGGTGGTGGTGGTGTGCGGCCCGTCGGGGTCGGGCAAGTCCACGCTGATCAAGACCGTCAACGCGCTGGAGCCCATCCAGGCGGGCGACATCGTCGTCGACGGCACCAGCCTGACCAACCCCAAGACCAACCTGCCCAAGCTGCGCTCGCGCGTGGGCATGGTGTTCCAGCATTTCGAGCTGTTCCCCCACCTGTCGGTGACGGAGAACCTCACGCTGGCGCAGGTCAAGGTGCTGGGCCGCAACATGACGGACGCCAAGACGCGCGGCCTGAAGATGCTGGAGCGCGTGGGCCTGATGGCGCACAAGGACAAGTTCCCGGGCCAGCTGTCGGGCGGTCAGCAGCAGCGCGTGGCGATCGCGCGGGCGCTGTCGATGGACCCGATCGTCATGCTGTTCGACGAGCCGACCTCCGCGCTGGATCCTGAGATGGTCGGCGAAGTGCTGGACGTGATGGTCCAACTGGCCAACGAAGGCATGACGATGATGTGCGTGACCCATGAGATGGGCTTCGCGCGCAAGGTCAGCCACCGGGTCATCTTCATGGACGCCGGCAAGATCATCGAGGACTGCACCCGCGACGAGTTCTTCGGCGATCCGGACGCGCGCTCGCCGCGCGCCAAGGACTTCCTGGCGAAGATCCTGCAGCACTGA
- the pyrC gene encoding dihydroorotase, with amino-acid sequence MSETLVLTRPDDWHVHLRDGAALQSVVPYTARQFARAIAMPNLKPPITTAEQALAYRQRILAAVPAGVDFEPLMTLYLTDRTTPEDIAAAKAAGVVALKLYPAGATTNSDAGVTDIRKTYATLEAMQKAGLLLLVHGEVTDGDVDVFDREAFFIDRVMQPLRKDFPELKVVFEHITTKEAAQYVTAADRFTGATVTPQHLLYNRNAIFMGGLRPHYYCLPVLKREEHRLALVKAATSGSAKFFLGTDSAPHASVMKENSVCGAGCFTALSAIELYAEAFEAAGALDKLEAFASFNGADFYGLPRNTTQVTLRKADWTLPESVPFGEAAQLKPLRGGEVMSWKLD; translated from the coding sequence ATGAGCGAAACCCTTGTCCTGACCCGTCCCGACGACTGGCATGTGCACCTGCGCGACGGTGCCGCCTTGCAGAGCGTCGTTCCGTATACCGCGCGCCAGTTCGCGCGCGCGATCGCGATGCCGAACCTGAAGCCGCCGATCACGACGGCTGAACAGGCCCTCGCGTATCGCCAGCGCATCCTCGCCGCGGTGCCCGCCGGCGTGGACTTCGAGCCGCTGATGACGCTCTATCTGACGGATCGCACCACCCCTGAAGACATCGCCGCCGCCAAGGCCGCCGGTGTCGTCGCGCTCAAGCTCTATCCGGCCGGTGCGACGACCAACAGCGATGCCGGCGTCACCGACATCCGCAAGACCTACGCGACGCTGGAGGCCATGCAGAAGGCCGGCTTGCTGCTGCTGGTACATGGCGAAGTGACCGATGGCGACGTCGATGTCTTCGATCGCGAGGCCTTCTTCATCGACCGCGTGATGCAGCCGCTGCGCAAGGACTTCCCCGAACTGAAGGTCGTCTTCGAGCACATCACGACGAAGGAAGCCGCGCAGTACGTGACCGCCGCCGACCGCTTCACCGGCGCGACCGTCACGCCGCAGCATCTGCTCTACAACCGCAATGCGATCTTCATGGGCGGGCTGCGTCCGCACTACTACTGCCTGCCGGTGCTCAAGCGCGAGGAGCATCGACTCGCGCTGGTCAAGGCGGCGACCTCCGGCAGCGCCAAGTTCTTCCTCGGCACCGACAGCGCACCGCACGCGTCGGTGATGAAGGAGAACTCGGTGTGCGGCGCCGGCTGCTTCACGGCGCTGTCCGCGATCGAGCTCTATGCCGAGGCCTTCGAGGCCGCGGGCGCGCTGGACAAGCTCGAGGCCTTCGCCAGTTTCAACGGTGCCGACTTCTACGGCCTGCCCCGCAACACCACGCAGGTCACGCTGCGCAAGGCCGACTGGACGCTCCCCGAGTCCGTGCCTTTCGGCGAAGCTGCGCAGCTCAAGCCGCTGCGCGGCGGCGAAGTCATGAGCTGGAAGCTCGACTGA
- a CDS encoding amino acid ABC transporter permease — MASWDWQLYCTDMVTEEIAPKCFGAPGYETYLDAMIRGWGWTMFVSIAGLLVALVAGSLIGVLRTVPNRKLAMFGESWTELFRNIPLIVQLFVWYHVIPRLFPVLDLPPSVLVVIAIGLFTSSRIAEQVKAGILTLPKGQRYAGQALGLTLPQTYRHVLLPMAFRIVIPPLTSESMNIVKNSAVAFAVSIPDLAQFSLQASEQSSFVQIFLPVTILYFVSAYAINRVAKVIEWYVRVPGILGAK; from the coding sequence ATGGCGAGCTGGGATTGGCAGTTGTACTGCACAGACATGGTGACCGAGGAGATCGCGCCGAAGTGTTTCGGCGCGCCCGGTTATGAGACCTACCTGGACGCGATGATCCGCGGCTGGGGCTGGACGATGTTCGTCTCGATCGCGGGCCTGCTGGTCGCGCTGGTGGCGGGATCGCTGATCGGCGTGCTGCGCACGGTGCCGAACAGGAAGCTGGCGATGTTCGGGGAATCGTGGACGGAGCTGTTCCGCAACATTCCGCTGATCGTGCAGCTCTTCGTCTGGTACCACGTGATCCCGCGCCTGTTCCCGGTGCTGGACCTGCCGCCCAGCGTGCTGGTGGTGATCGCGATCGGGCTGTTCACGTCCTCGCGGATCGCCGAACAGGTCAAGGCCGGCATCCTGACGCTGCCCAAGGGCCAGCGCTACGCGGGCCAGGCGCTGGGGCTGACGCTGCCGCAGACCTACCGTCACGTGCTGCTGCCGATGGCCTTCCGCATCGTCATCCCGCCGCTCACGAGCGAGAGCATGAACATCGTCAAGAACTCGGCGGTCGCCTTCGCGGTGAGCATCCCCGACCTGGCGCAGTTCTCGCTGCAGGCGTCGGAGCAGTCGAGCTTCGTGCAGATCTTCCTGCCCGTGACCATCCTGTACTTCGTCTCGGCCTACGCGATCAACCGCGTGGCCAAGGTGATCGAGTGGTACGTGCGCGTGCCCGGCATCCTGGGGGCGAAGTGA
- a CDS encoding TonB-dependent receptor — MTLRTSRVRRLPPVTPRPPFAPRVCAGAALIALCSAAHAQVAPPESAASAPAAAAPQAAQKLQRVQITGSAIKRIADEGALPVQVINRNDIVKAGVTTAAEIMATVSAMSNALTDGVSIGTGGFRDQMGFNSANLRGLGTSSTLVLLNGRRMANFASPGDDNGVDLNNIPAAAIERVEVLLDGASAIYGTDAIGGVVNFITRKDYQGVQLDVYGGKTGEGGASKRTASIAAGHGDLERDGFNVMGVLDFQKTGALRTSQRDFISDLRIPERLPHLLSSAGFPGNIRLSGDQRDYLQSQGFTINGKPITSSQINLSAPNCQPPHTLYLPDGIGGVDGCTYDYMRDLELYPKTDKGSFLGRGVLKLGDRHEAFVEAAYTRSKSWYVGTSNRIDADLDVSMIPALAATGLGDALPDDRLITVRTRMLEAGPRASELISTGSRVVVGMTGTVGAWDYDWGFNHSVNRVSDRDVRGYLPYEETYQAYADGLLNPFGPSSAAGLAFLRDNNINQTVRSARGTMDSLDMKATRSLTKLAGGDLAIAIGAELRREKSSSAASDLLISDNILGDPTPGDAQFTSNSRKVWAAYGELLAPITRQIELQFALRHDHYQKVGATTNPKIGVRYAPMNNLTFRASAGTGFRAPSMNDLYRSVKTGETATLPDPVCMRENDNDLGFCANNFETRTYSNPNLKPEKSRQFSIGVLTDPTPEISVGVDYWHIEKRNLISTIGDDVILANLDKYEPLVHRYNEDEGLAGCDYDPTDSEICYIELHKENRGKQKASGLDFTLQYRSPGTDWGRFGVKLVGTLTLSSKKQTGNGDPYLSDLGRFVTDGVVQRWRHRLNFDWSRGPWSVNLANTFYSGYDDQNSAIDTNTGLIVGKNKVKAYSLWDLSGGWDATSALTLRAGVKNLFDKAPPFSNQAYFFISGYDPSYTDPRGRFFYLSAQYRF, encoded by the coding sequence ATGACCCTCCGCACGTCGCGCGTCCGCCGCCTCCCGCCCGTCACGCCTCGCCCGCCGTTCGCGCCCCGCGTCTGCGCGGGCGCGGCGCTGATCGCGCTGTGCAGCGCCGCGCACGCGCAGGTCGCGCCGCCGGAGTCCGCCGCATCGGCGCCTGCGGCAGCGGCGCCACAGGCCGCGCAGAAGCTGCAGCGCGTGCAGATCACCGGCTCCGCGATCAAGCGCATCGCCGACGAGGGCGCGCTGCCGGTGCAGGTGATCAACCGCAACGACATCGTCAAGGCCGGTGTCACCACGGCGGCCGAGATCATGGCGACGGTCTCGGCCATGAGCAATGCGTTGACCGACGGCGTCAGCATCGGCACCGGCGGCTTCCGCGATCAGATGGGCTTCAACTCGGCGAACCTGCGCGGGCTGGGCACGTCGTCGACGCTGGTGCTGCTGAATGGCCGGCGCATGGCCAACTTCGCCTCGCCCGGCGACGACAACGGCGTCGACCTGAACAACATCCCCGCCGCCGCCATCGAGCGCGTCGAGGTGCTGCTCGACGGCGCCTCCGCGATCTACGGCACCGACGCGATCGGCGGCGTCGTCAACTTCATCACCCGCAAGGACTACCAGGGCGTGCAGCTCGACGTCTACGGCGGCAAGACCGGCGAAGGCGGCGCCAGCAAGCGCACCGCGTCCATCGCCGCCGGCCACGGCGACCTGGAGCGCGACGGCTTCAACGTGATGGGCGTGCTGGACTTCCAGAAGACCGGCGCGCTGCGGACCTCGCAACGCGACTTCATCTCCGACCTGCGCATCCCGGAACGGCTGCCGCACCTGCTGTCGTCGGCCGGTTTCCCCGGCAACATCCGGCTCAGCGGCGACCAGCGCGACTACCTCCAGTCGCAAGGCTTCACGATCAACGGCAAGCCGATCACCTCGAGCCAGATCAACCTGAGCGCGCCCAACTGCCAGCCGCCGCACACGCTCTACCTGCCCGACGGCATCGGCGGCGTCGACGGCTGCACCTACGACTACATGCGCGACCTGGAGCTGTATCCGAAGACGGACAAGGGCAGCTTCCTCGGCCGCGGCGTGCTCAAGCTCGGCGACCGGCACGAGGCCTTCGTCGAGGCCGCGTACACGCGCAGCAAGAGCTGGTACGTCGGCACCAGCAACCGGATCGACGCCGACCTCGACGTGTCGATGATCCCGGCGCTGGCGGCGACGGGCCTGGGCGATGCGCTGCCGGACGACCGGCTCATCACCGTGCGCACCCGCATGCTGGAGGCCGGACCGCGCGCGAGCGAGCTGATCAGCACCGGCAGCCGCGTCGTCGTCGGCATGACCGGCACGGTGGGCGCCTGGGACTACGACTGGGGCTTCAACCACAGCGTCAATCGCGTCTCCGACCGCGACGTGCGCGGCTATCTGCCCTACGAGGAAACCTACCAGGCCTATGCGGACGGCCTGCTGAATCCGTTCGGACCGTCGAGCGCCGCGGGGCTCGCCTTCCTGCGCGACAACAACATCAACCAGACGGTGCGCAGCGCGCGGGGCACGATGGACAGCCTCGACATGAAGGCGACCCGCAGCCTGACCAAGCTCGCCGGCGGCGACCTGGCGATCGCGATCGGCGCGGAGCTGCGGCGCGAGAAGTCCAGCTCGGCGGCGAGCGACCTGCTGATCTCGGACAACATCCTCGGCGACCCGACGCCGGGCGACGCGCAGTTCACCAGCAATTCGCGCAAGGTCTGGGCGGCCTACGGCGAGCTGCTGGCGCCGATCACCAGGCAGATTGAACTGCAGTTCGCGCTCCGGCACGACCACTACCAGAAGGTGGGCGCGACGACCAATCCCAAGATCGGCGTGCGCTACGCCCCGATGAACAACCTGACCTTCCGCGCCTCGGCGGGGACCGGTTTCCGCGCGCCGTCGATGAACGACCTGTACCGCTCGGTGAAGACGGGCGAAACCGCGACGCTGCCCGATCCCGTCTGCATGCGCGAGAACGACAACGACCTCGGTTTCTGCGCCAACAACTTCGAGACGCGGACCTACTCGAACCCGAACCTCAAGCCGGAGAAGTCGCGTCAGTTCTCGATCGGCGTGCTGACGGATCCGACGCCGGAGATCAGCGTCGGTGTCGACTACTGGCACATCGAGAAGCGCAACCTGATCAGCACCATCGGCGACGACGTGATCCTCGCCAACCTCGACAAGTACGAGCCGCTCGTGCATCGCTACAACGAAGATGAAGGCCTCGCCGGATGCGATTACGACCCGACCGATTCCGAAATCTGCTACATCGAGCTGCACAAGGAAAATCGCGGCAAGCAGAAGGCATCGGGGCTGGACTTCACGCTGCAGTACCGCTCGCCAGGCACGGACTGGGGACGCTTCGGCGTGAAGCTGGTGGGGACGCTGACGCTCAGCTCGAAGAAGCAGACGGGCAACGGCGATCCCTACCTGAGCGACCTGGGACGCTTCGTCACCGACGGCGTCGTGCAACGCTGGCGGCATCGGTTGAACTTCGACTGGTCGCGCGGGCCTTGGAGCGTGAACCTCGCGAACACGTTCTACAGCGGGTACGACGATCAGAACTCGGCGATCGATACCAACACCGGGCTCATCGTCGGGAAGAACAAGGTCAAGGCGTATTCGCTCTGGGACCTGTCGGGCGGGTGGGATGCCACCTCCGCCCTCACCCTCCGGGCGGGGGTGAAGAACCTGTTCGACAAGGCGCCGCCGTTCTCGAACCAGGCCTACTTCTTCATCTCTGGCTATGACCCGAGCTACACGGATCCACGGGGACGGTTCTTCTACCTGTCCGCGCAGTACCGGTTCTAA
- a CDS encoding amino acid ABC transporter permease, protein MTQLDFSFLTWDVLVSFVSKGLWFSIQLTVSAMIGGIVLGTLLALMRLSGKWWLEKPAAIYVDTLRSIPLVMVILWFFLLIPYIAGPLGAEKTALITFTLFEATYYSEIMRAGIQSVSKGQVFAGYAMGMTYRQTMSLVVLPQAFRNMLPVLLTQTIVLFQDTSLVYAIGAYDLLKGFVSAGSNFNRPMETYLVSAAVYFVICFSLSMLVRRLQKKIAIIR, encoded by the coding sequence ATGACGCAACTCGATTTCTCGTTCCTGACCTGGGACGTCCTGGTCTCCTTCGTTTCCAAGGGGCTGTGGTTCTCGATCCAGCTGACGGTCTCGGCCATGATAGGCGGCATCGTGCTGGGCACCCTGCTGGCGCTGATGCGGCTGTCGGGCAAGTGGTGGCTGGAGAAGCCGGCGGCGATCTACGTCGACACGCTGCGCTCCATCCCGCTGGTGATGGTGATCCTGTGGTTCTTCCTGCTGATCCCGTACATCGCGGGGCCGCTGGGCGCGGAGAAGACGGCGCTGATCACCTTCACGCTGTTCGAGGCGACCTACTACTCGGAGATCATGCGCGCGGGCATCCAGTCGGTGTCCAAGGGCCAGGTCTTCGCGGGGTACGCGATGGGCATGACCTACCGCCAGACCATGAGCCTGGTGGTGCTGCCGCAGGCCTTCCGCAACATGCTGCCCGTGCTGCTGACGCAGACCATCGTGCTGTTCCAGGACACCTCGCTGGTCTACGCGATCGGCGCCTACGACCTGCTGAAGGGCTTCGTGTCCGCCGGCTCGAACTTCAACCGGCCGATGGAGACCTACCTGGTCTCGGCCGCTGTCTATTTCGTGATCTGCTTCAGCCTGTCCATGCTGGTCCGCCGGCTGCAGAAGAAGATCGCCATCATCCGCTGA